One Coffea arabica cultivar ET-39 chromosome 5c, Coffea Arabica ET-39 HiFi, whole genome shotgun sequence DNA window includes the following coding sequences:
- the LOC113722918 gene encoding protein TPLATE: protein MDILFAQIQADLRSNDALRQSGALLQALQQSAAGRDISVLAKSAVEEIVASPASAVSKKLAFDLIRSTRLTADLWETVCTGIRTDLDFPDPDVTAAAVSILAAIPSYRLGKLIADCNKEISNCFDSPSDNLRFSITETLGCVLARDDLVTLCENNINLLDRVSNWWTRIGHNMLDKSDVVSKVAFESVGRLFQEFESKRMSRLAGDKLVDSENSVAIRSNWVSSMVEFVWKKRSSLMARSLILPVESFRATVYPLVYAVKAVASGSLQVIKKLSRSSKSENASTLESVNAERFIGVSDVVTHLAPFLSSSLEPALIFEVGINMLYLADVPGGKPEWASASTIAILTLWDRQEFSSARESIVRAVVTNLHLLDLSMQVSLFKRLLLMVRNLRAESDRMHALACICRTALCVDLFAKESVRRGQKPLPGTDIASLFEDARIRDDLNSVGSKSLFREELVAMLVESCFQLSLPLPEQKNSGMESRVIGALAYGTGYGALNWTEPALEVVEVCRPCVKWDCEGRNYAIDCYLKLLVRLCHIYDTRGGVKRIKDGASQDQILNETRLQNLQRELVRDLREVNTPRILARVMWAISEHIDLEGLDPLLADDPEDQLNIIVANIHKVLFNTDSSASATNRLQDVQAVLLCAQRLGSRNARAGQLITKELEEFRTNASADSVNKHQCRLILQRIKYVSSHPEIKWAGVSEARGDYPFSHHKLTVQFYEASTAQDRKLEGLVHKALLELWRPDPSELTVLLSKGIDSTRIKVPPRACTLTGSSDPCYVEAYHLSDPNDGRITLHLKVLNLTEIELNRVDIRVGLSGGLYFMDGSPQALRQLRDLNSQEPVICSVTVGVSHFEQCALWVQVLYYPFYGSGAPADYEGDYSEDDPQIIRQKKSLRPELGEPVILRCQPYRIPLTELLLPHKISPVEYFRLWPSLPAIIEYTGTYTYEGSGFKATAAQQYGESPFLSGLKSLSSKPFHRVCSHIIRTVAGFQLCFAAKTWYGGFVGMMIFGASEVSRNVDLGDETTTMICKFVVRASDSSITKEIGSDLQGWLDDLTDGGVEYMPEDEVKVAAAERLRISMERIALLKAARPRPKSPKSDEEEERESEEDKEDEEDKKESGEEVGKTKGPTTLFKLTPEEVEHRALQVAVLQEWHMLCKDRSSKVN from the exons ATGGACATCTTATTCGCTCAGATCCAAGCGGACCTCCGCTCCAACGATGCCCTCCGCCAGTCTGGCGCTCTCCTCCAAGCTCTCCAGCAATCCGCTGCTGGCCGCGACATTTCCGTCCTTGCCAAATCTGCCGTCGAAGAGATCGTCGCGTCTCCCGCCTCCGCCGTCTCCAAAAAGCTTGCCTTTGACCTTATTCGTTCCACTCGTCTCACTGCCGACCTCTGGGAGACAGTTTGCACCGGCATCCGCACCGACCTTGACTTCCCCGACCCCGATGTCACCGCCGCAGCCGTCTCCATCCTCGCTGCCATCCCCTCCTACCGCCTTGGCAAGCTCATCGCCGACTGCAACAAGGAAATCTCCAACTGTTTCGACTCTCCCAGCGACAACCTTCGCTTCTCCATCACCGAGACCCTGGGCTGCGTCCTCGCCCGTGATGACCTCGTTACCTTGTGCGAGAACAACATCAATTTGCTGGATCGCGTCTCTAATTGGTGGACTCGCATCGGCCACAACATGCTAGACAAATCCGACGTCGTCTCCAAGGTCGCTTTCGAATCCGTCGGCAGACTCTTTCAGGAATTCGAATCCAAGCGGATGAGTAGGCTGGCCGGAGACAAGCTTGTTGACAGCGAGAATTCCGTGGCCATTCGATCCAATTGGGTCTCTTCTATGGTGGAATTTGTTTGGAAAAAACGGAGTTCGCTAATGGCCAGGTCCTTGATTTTGCCAGTGGAGAGTTTCAGGGCAACAGTTTATCCACTTGTCTACGCAGTCAAGGCCGTGGCTTCAGGTTCATTACAAGTGATCAAGAAGCTTTCCAGGTCTTCTAAGAGTGAGAATGCCAGCACTTTGGAGTCTGTCAATGCGGAGAGGTTTATAGGAGTGTCGGATGTGGTGACGCATCTTGCTCCCTTCCTTTCTTCCTCGTTGGAGCCTGCGTTGATTTTCGAGGTGGGGATAAATATGTTGTACTTGGCTGATGTTCCCGGAGGCAAGCCGGAATGGGCTTCCGCGTCAACTATTGCAATTCTGACTCTCTGGGACAGGCAAGAGTTCTCCTCTGCTCGAGAGAGTATTGTTAGAGCCGTAGTTACGAATCTGCATCTCCTTGACCTTAGTATGCAG GTATCTTTATTCAAAAGGCTGCTTCTCATGGTGAGAAACTTGAGAGCAGAATCAGATCGCATGCACGCTTTGGCATGCATCTGTAGGACTGCTCTCTGTGTCGATCTTTTTGCAAAGGAAAGTGTTCGAAGAGGTCAAAAGCCTCTTCCAGGGACTGATATTGCTTCCCTTTTTGAGGATGCCAGGATAAGAGATGACCTTAACAGTGTAGGAAGTAAAAGCTTATTCAGAGAAGAACTAGTTGCCATGCTAGTTGAAAGCTGTTTTCAGCTGTCATTACCATTGCCTGAACAGAAAAATTCGGGCATGGAAAGCAGAGTTATTGGAGCATTAGCTTATGGAACTGGTTATGGTGCTTTAAATTGGACTGAACCAgctctggaagttgttgaagtgTGTAGGCCATGTGTCAAATGGGATTGTGAAGGTCGAAATTATGCCAttgattgctacttgaagttgCTGGTTCGACTTTGCCACATTTATGATACTAGAGGAGGGGTCAAAAGGATCAAAGATGGAGCATCTCAGGACCAAATTCTAAATGAGACACGTTTACAGAACTTGCAACGTGAACTTGTCAGAGATTTACGTGAG GTGAACACCCCTAGAATACTAGCCCGTGTTATGTGGGCTATTTCAGAACACATAGATCTAGAAGGTCTGGATCCACTTCTTGCTGATGATCCTGAAGATCAACTGAACATTATAGTAGCCAATATCCATAAAGTTCTGTTTAACACAGACTCATCAGCAAGCGCTACAAATCGGCTGCAAGATGTTCAGGCTGTTCTTCTATGTGCTCAGCGACTGGGATCACGAAATGCTAGGGCTGGGCAGTTGATTACTAAGGAGCTTGAAGAGTTCAGAACCAATGCCTCAGCTGATTCTGTCAATAAGCATCAATGTCGTTTGATTTTGCAGAGAATCAAATACGTTTCAAGTCACCCAGAGATCAA GTGGGCTGGGGTGAGTGAAGCTAGAGGAGATTATCCATTTAGCCATCACAAATTAACTGTTCAATTTTATGAAGCATCTACGGCCCAAGACCGGAAGCTGGAAGGACTAGTGCACAAGGCGCTTTTAGAACTTTGGAGGCCTGATCCTAGTGAACTAACAGTATTATTGTCGAAAGGAATAGACTCTACCCGAATCAAGGTTCCCCCAAGGGCATGTACTTTGACTGGTAGCAGTGATCCATGCTATGTGGAAGCATATCATTTGTCAGATCCAAATGACGGAAGGATCACTCTGCATTTAAAG GTTCTGAATTTGACAGAAATTGAACTGAATCGCGTGGATATAAGAGTTGGGCTATCAGGTGGACTATATTTCATGGATGGATCTCCACAAGCATTGCGGCAATTGCGTGATCTTAATTCACAG GAACCAGTGATCTGCAGTGTGACAGTAGGTGTTTCACATTTTGAGCAATGTGCTCTTTGGGTCCAAGTCTTGTATTACCCCTTCTATGGCAGTGGTGCTCCAGCTGATTATGAAGGGGACTACTCTGAAGATGATCCACAAATCATTAGACAAAAGAAAAGCCTAAGGCCTGAATTAGGTGAACCTGTGATTTTGAGATGTCAACCTTATAGGATTCCCCTGACTGAACTTCTTTTGCCACATAAGATTTCTCCAGTTGAATATTTCCGCCTATGGCCTAGTCTACCCGCTATAATAGAATATACTGGTACATATACGTATGAAGGAAGTGGCTTCAAGGCTACAGCTGCACAGCAGTATGGGGAATCTCCTTTCCTTAGTGGTCTGAAATCTCTGTCTTCAAAGCCTTTCCATAGAGTTTGTTCGCATATCATCAGGACTGTTGCTGGCTTTCAG TTGTGTTTTGCTGCAAAAACTTGGTATGGGGGCTTTGTTGGCATGATGATATTTGGAGCCAGTGAGGTTAGCCGAAATGTGGACCTAGGTGATGAGACAACAACAATGATATGCAAATTTGTTGTTCGAGCTTCTGATTCATCAATTACAAAGGAGATCGGTTCAGATCTACAGGGCTGGTTAGATGACCTTACTGACGGGGGTGTCGAGTACATGCCTGAAGATGAAGTGAAGGTGGCTGCTGCTGAGAGGCTGAGGATATCAATGGAGCGGATAGCATTGCTTAAGGCAGCACGGCCTCGTCCCAAGTCTCCCAAGTCTGATGAGGAGGAAGAACGCGAGAGTGAGGAGGACAAGGAAGACGAGGAGGATAAGAAGGAAAGTGGGGAGGAAGTTGGCAAGACTAAGGGGCCTACCACATTGTTCAAGTTAACTCCGGAGGAAGTCGAGCATCGTGCTCTTCAAGTAGCTGTGCTACAAGAATGGCATATGCTGTGTAAAGACAGGAGTTCCAAAGTTAATTGA
- the LOC113722917 gene encoding uncharacterized protein produces the protein MAATAQTFNGNLKKALAGLRRINLEGLRWKVFDAKGQVLGRLASQISTVVQGKDKPTYTPNRDEGDMCIVINAKDVCVTGRKLTDKFYRWHTGYIGHLKERSLKDQMAKDPTEVIRKAVLRMLPRNKLRDDRDRKLRIFAGSEHPFGDRPLEPYIMPPRQVREMRPRARRAMIRAQKKAEQQKEASTYISKGKKREEADGKVGAQECL, from the exons ATGGCAGCCACAGCTCAAACTTTCAATGGCAATTTGAAG AAAGCGCTCGCAGGTCTGAGACGTATCAATTTGGAAGGTCTAAGATGGAAAGTTTTTGATGCTAAAGGCCAG GTCCTCGGGAGATTGGCATCACAAATATCGACTGTAGTACAAGGAAAAGATAAACCAACATACACACCTAACCGTGATGAAGGGGATATGTGCATTGTGATCAATGCGAAAGATGTTTGTGTCACAGGGAGAAAACTCACTGATAAGTTCTACAGATGGCATACAGG TTACATAGGCCACCTCAAGGAAAGGAGCTTAAAAGACCAGATGGCCAAGGATCCAACAGAAGTTATTCGAAAAGCTGTCTTACGAATGCTACCAAGAAATAAATTGCGTGAT GATAGAGACAGAAAACTGAGAATATTTGCGGGAAGTGAACATCCCTTCGGTGATAGGCCTCTGGAACCTTATATCATGCCTCCGCGGCAAGTACGCGAAATGCGTCCACGTGCACGGCGAGCAATGATTCGAGCTCAAAAGAAGGCTGAGCAACAGAAAGAAGCATCCACTTACATCAGTAAAGGCAAGAAGAGGGAAGAGGCTGATGGAAAAGTTGGTGCACAAGAATGTTTGTGA
- the LOC113722919 gene encoding COP9 signalosome complex subunit 3 — protein MNLNASTNSVEALVAKIQGLSGGTARDLAHLHSLLKESEDLLVSSDSTRPSPASFLSELDPSKHSLGYLYFLEASTSRPISKEGSGEVALSISRFIDACKADQIRLAPDKFISVCRRFKDQVLLAEAPIRGVAPMLIAVRKLQISSEQLTPLHPDFLLLCLLAKCYKTGLSVLEDYIYEVDQPRDFFLYCYYGGMICIGQKQFRKASELLHNVVTAPMSTINAIAVEAYKKYILVSLIYAGQFSTSFPKYTSSVAQRNLKNFSQPYLDLAISYSTGKISELESCVQMHKEKFEADNNLGVVKQVVSSMYKRNIQRLTQTYLTLSLEDIANSVELKSSKEAEMHVLQMIQDGEIYATINQKDGMVRFLEDPEQYKTCQMIEHIDSSIQRIMALSKKLSAMDEHISCDPLYLAKVGRERHRFDFEDFDSVPQKLNM, from the exons ATGAATCTGAATGCTAGCACCAACTCAGTGGAAGCGTTGGTGGCAAAAATCCAAGGGTTATCGGGCGGCACCGCCCGAGACTTGGCTCATCTCCACAGCCTCTTGAAAGAGTCGGAGGACTTACTTGTCTCCTCCGATTCCACTCGCCCCTCACCGGCTTCTTTTCTCTCCGAACTCGACCCGTCCAAACATTCTCTTGGCTACCTCTACTTTCT GGAGGCTAGCACGTCTCGTCCGATTTCAAAAGAGGGATCTGGTGAGGTAGCCCTGTCGATTTCCAGATTCATTGATGCGTGCAAGGCTGATCAAATCCGTTTGGCACCTGATAAGT TTATATCTGTTTGTAGAAGGTTCAAGGATCAAGTTCTGTTGGCTGAAGCCCCAATACGAGGAGTTGCTCCGATGCTGATAGCTGTTCGGAAGCTTCAAATATCCTCTGAACAATTAACCCCTTTACATCCggattttcttcttctctgttTGCTGGCTAAGTGTTATAAAACCGGTCTCTCTGTCCTGGAGGACTATATATATGAGGTCGATCAGCCTAGGGATTTCTTTCTCTATTGCTATTACGG GGGGATGATTTGCATTGGTCAAAAGCAGTTTCGTAAAGCATCAGAGCTATTGCACAAT GTAGTGACTGCACCTATGTCCACCATAAATGCCATAGCAGTTGAAGCATACAAAAAGTACATACTGGTTTCGCTAATTTACGCTGGGCAG TTCTCTACCAGTTTTCCAAAGTACACTTCTTCAGTTGCTCAAAGGAATTTGAAGAACTTCTCTCAG CCCTACCTTGACCTTGCCATCAGTTATAGCACTGGGAAAATTTCCGAGCTGGAATCTTGTGTCCAGATGCACAAGGAGAAGTTTGAAGCT GATAACAATCTTGGAGTGGTAAAGCAAGTGGTGTCTTCTATGTATAAACGCAATATTCAGAGGTTGACTCAAACATATCTGACTCTCTCGCTTGAAGATATAGCTAATAGCGTCGAGTTAAAGAGCTCCAAGGAGGCTGAAATGCATGTACTTCAAATG ATTCAAGATGGTGAGATATATGCAACAATAAATCAGAAGGATGGAATGGTTAGATTTTTGGAGGATCCCGAGCAGTATAAAACCTGTCAGATGATTGAACACATTGACTCATCAATTCAGAG AATAATGGCACTGTCAAAGAAGCTGAGCGCTATGGATGAGCATATCTCATGTGATCCTTTGTACCTTGCTAAG GTCGGTCGGGAACGACACAGATTTGATTTCGAAGATTTCGACAGTGTCCCCCAAAAGCTCAACATGTGA